In Geotalea uraniireducens, one genomic interval encodes:
- the rpoZ gene encoding DNA-directed RNA polymerase subunit omega, which produces MARVTVEDCLEQVDNRFLLVMLASKRVKQLYKGARPLIENKAVNKNVVVALREIAAGKVGYEMISRKAR; this is translated from the coding sequence ATGGCACGGGTTACGGTAGAAGACTGTCTGGAGCAGGTTGATAACAGATTTCTCCTGGTGATGCTGGCATCGAAACGGGTGAAACAGCTCTATAAAGGGGCGCGGCCGCTGATCGAGAACAAAGCGGTCAACAAGAACGTGGTGGTGGCGCTGCGGGAAATTGCCGCCGGCAAGGTCGGCTACGAGATGATTTCGCGCAAGGCCCGTTAA
- a CDS encoding RelA/SpoT family protein produces MIRLNDILDKVASYNPAADFDLVRKAYVYCAKVHQGQTRLSGEPYLIHPMEVAGLLADLRLDVPTVVTGLLHDTIEDTLTTREELETMFGVEVANLVDGVTKISKIHFKTKEESQAENFRKMLLAMSNDIRVILVKLADRLHNMRTLQYQPEPKQRSISRETLDIYAPLANRLGISWIKSELEDLSFRYLDPQIYYDLASKVAKKKKERESYVEDVRQIIVDKLADHDLKGEVYGRSKHLYSIWRKMQNRNVDIDQIYDLIAIRVMVEDIRECYEVLGIIHSTWKPIPGRFKDYIAMPKGNMYQSLHTTVIGPAGERMEVQIRTGEMHRVAEAGIAAHWKYKEGKGYDEKEVKRFAWLRQLLEWQQELQDSREFMNTVKVELFPEEVYVFTPKGDVKSFPKGSTPIDFAYSVHTDIGHRCVGAKVNGKLVPLKHELKNGDIVEVVTSPHHTPSKDWLKIVKSSRARNKIRAWVKTEERKRSISLGREIVEKEFRRYSLSLSKLQKSGELKRVAGDFGFVGEDDLMAAVGYGKLSSGQLLGKLLPPEKLENRPEPQESRIGKVIGKLTGRASTAAIQIGGIDDVLVRFGKCCNPVPGDDVVGFITRGRGVTVHTADCPVALENDPERRIAVDWNRERRVALPVKIRVSCHDQKGILANITQAITFCEANISSASIQSTVDKRGVNIFEVDVTDLDHLNRVMNNIMKVVGVTKVERLKS; encoded by the coding sequence ATGATCAGGCTCAACGACATACTTGACAAGGTTGCGTCGTACAACCCCGCCGCCGATTTCGACCTGGTGCGCAAGGCCTACGTTTACTGCGCCAAAGTTCACCAAGGGCAGACCCGGCTCTCCGGCGAGCCTTATCTTATCCACCCCATGGAAGTGGCGGGGCTCCTGGCCGATCTGAGGCTCGATGTCCCAACGGTGGTGACCGGCCTGCTCCACGACACCATCGAAGATACCCTGACGACCCGCGAAGAGCTTGAAACGATGTTCGGGGTCGAGGTTGCCAACCTGGTGGACGGTGTCACCAAGATCAGCAAGATCCACTTCAAGACCAAGGAAGAGAGTCAGGCGGAGAACTTCCGCAAGATGCTCCTCGCGATGTCCAACGATATCCGGGTCATCCTGGTCAAACTCGCCGACCGACTGCACAATATGCGCACCCTGCAGTACCAGCCCGAGCCGAAGCAGCGTTCCATCAGCCGGGAAACCCTCGATATCTACGCCCCGCTGGCCAACCGGCTCGGGATTTCCTGGATCAAGAGCGAACTGGAAGACCTTTCCTTCCGCTACCTCGACCCGCAAATTTATTACGATCTGGCCTCCAAGGTCGCCAAGAAGAAAAAGGAGCGGGAGAGCTACGTCGAAGATGTCCGGCAGATCATCGTCGACAAACTCGCCGATCATGACCTCAAGGGCGAGGTGTACGGGCGCAGCAAGCATCTCTATTCGATCTGGCGGAAAATGCAGAACCGCAACGTCGATATCGACCAGATATATGACCTGATTGCCATCCGGGTGATGGTGGAAGATATCCGGGAGTGCTACGAAGTGCTCGGGATCATCCATTCGACCTGGAAGCCGATTCCCGGACGGTTCAAGGACTATATCGCCATGCCGAAGGGGAACATGTATCAGTCGCTCCATACTACGGTGATCGGCCCGGCAGGCGAGCGGATGGAGGTACAGATCCGTACCGGGGAGATGCACCGCGTGGCAGAGGCGGGGATCGCCGCCCACTGGAAGTACAAGGAGGGCAAAGGGTACGACGAGAAGGAGGTCAAGCGCTTCGCCTGGTTGCGGCAACTCTTGGAATGGCAGCAGGAGCTGCAAGACTCCCGCGAATTCATGAACACGGTGAAGGTCGAGCTGTTCCCGGAAGAGGTCTACGTCTTTACCCCCAAGGGCGACGTGAAGAGTTTTCCCAAAGGCTCGACGCCGATCGACTTTGCCTACAGCGTGCATACCGACATCGGCCACCGCTGCGTCGGCGCCAAGGTCAACGGCAAGCTGGTCCCGCTCAAGCACGAGCTGAAGAATGGCGATATCGTCGAGGTGGTCACTTCTCCTCACCATACGCCGAGCAAGGACTGGCTAAAGATTGTCAAGAGTTCGCGGGCGCGCAACAAGATTCGCGCCTGGGTCAAGACCGAAGAGCGGAAACGGAGTATCTCTCTCGGCCGGGAGATTGTCGAGAAGGAGTTCCGGCGCTATTCGCTCAGTCTTTCCAAACTACAGAAATCGGGTGAACTGAAACGGGTTGCCGGCGATTTCGGTTTCGTCGGCGAAGACGATCTGATGGCGGCGGTCGGCTATGGCAAACTCTCCAGCGGTCAGTTGCTCGGCAAGCTGTTGCCGCCGGAAAAACTCGAAAATCGTCCCGAACCCCAGGAGTCCCGGATTGGCAAGGTTATCGGCAAGCTGACCGGGAGGGCATCGACCGCCGCCATCCAGATCGGCGGCATCGATGATGTGCTGGTCCGCTTTGGCAAGTGCTGCAACCCGGTACCCGGTGACGACGTGGTCGGCTTCATCACCCGCGGTCGGGGAGTGACGGTTCATACGGCTGACTGCCCGGTGGCACTGGAAAACGATCCCGAACGGCGCATCGCCGTCGATTGGAACCGTGAGCGCCGGGTGGCCCTGCCGGTCAAAATCCGTGTCTCCTGCCATGACCAGAAAGGTATCCTGGCCAATATTACCCAGGCGATCACCTTCTGCGAGGCGAACATCTCCAGTGCGTCGATCCAGAGTACCGTCGACAAGCGGGGGGTGAATATTTTTGAGGTCGATGTCACCGACCTGGATCACCTCAATCGGGTGATGAACAATATCATGAAGGTCGTCGGCGTTACCAAGGTCGAGCGGCTCAAGAGCTGA
- a CDS encoding RidA family protein, translating into MKKIIATSAAPQAIGPYSQAVKAGGFLFLSGQIPLDPATGELITGDIALQASRVMDNIAAVLAAAGLDFAAVVKTTIYLTDLAHFAVVNEVYGSRFAAAPPARSTVEVRGLPKGAQVEIEVVAACGN; encoded by the coding sequence ATGAAGAAAATTATCGCGACGTCGGCAGCGCCGCAGGCGATTGGCCCGTATTCTCAGGCGGTCAAGGCGGGCGGGTTCCTGTTCCTGTCCGGGCAGATTCCTCTCGACCCGGCAACAGGCGAACTGATTACCGGTGATATTGCGTTGCAGGCATCGCGGGTGATGGACAACATTGCCGCAGTGCTCGCTGCGGCCGGCCTCGACTTTGCCGCGGTGGTTAAAACGACCATCTACCTGACCGACCTAGCCCATTTTGCGGTGGTCAACGAAGTGTATGGCAGCCGCTTTGCCGCCGCTCCTCCGGCGCGCTCCACGGTCGAGGTGCGGGGGCTGCCCAAGGGGGCGCAGGTCGAGATTGAGGTGGTGGCTGCCTGCGGTAACTAA
- the rpmB gene encoding 50S ribosomal protein L28: protein MSKVCEICGKGPSFGNNVSHANNKTRTTWHPNLQKVKAVRNGSVKSIRVCTRCIRSGHVTKAL from the coding sequence ATGTCCAAGGTCTGTGAAATCTGCGGCAAAGGGCCCAGTTTCGGTAACAACGTCAGCCACGCCAACAATAAAACCCGCACCACGTGGCACCCCAACCTCCAGAAAGTCAAGGCGGTGCGTAACGGCAGCGTCAAGAGCATCCGGGTTTGTACCCGCTGCATCCGCTCGGGCCACGTCACCAAGGCCCTGTAA
- a CDS encoding YdcF family protein, with protein MALFFRGLLSLLIVLAIITTVLFVDFVYKTFSLRQRDVHTDAIVVLAGGRGRVEEGVKLFRERKGDYLFLIGVDPVVKKGELFHEQPGEHLAGRVFLENVSTNTLENALYGRELLAGKDIRSLRLITSRYHMKRATLIFRQVLPKDVAIYPHPVDSKNLKEEWWSHGGSFRLLFSEFYKYCLFRFFFLFASGELRPGAGG; from the coding sequence ATGGCACTCTTCTTTCGGGGACTGCTCTCCCTGTTGATCGTTCTGGCGATTATTACCACGGTGCTCTTCGTCGACTTCGTCTACAAGACCTTCTCGCTGCGCCAGCGTGACGTCCATACCGATGCCATCGTCGTCCTGGCGGGGGGGCGGGGACGTGTCGAGGAGGGGGTGAAACTGTTCCGAGAGCGAAAGGGCGACTACCTGTTCCTGATCGGGGTCGACCCGGTGGTGAAAAAGGGGGAACTGTTCCACGAACAGCCGGGCGAACATCTTGCCGGCCGGGTTTTCCTGGAAAACGTCTCGACGAATACCCTGGAGAACGCGTTGTACGGGCGGGAGCTCTTGGCGGGTAAGGATATCCGTTCACTGCGGCTGATCACCTCCCGCTACCACATGAAGCGGGCGACGTTGATCTTCCGGCAGGTATTGCCGAAGGACGTTGCCATCTATCCCCATCCGGTGGACAGCAAGAACCTGAAAGAGGAATGGTGGAGCCACGGTGGCAGTTTCCGGCTGCTGTTCAGCGAGTTCTACAAGTATTGCCTGTTTCGGTTCTTCTTTCTGTTTGCCTCGGGTGAATTGCGGCCGGGAGCCGGCGGCTGA